AGATTTTGCAACTATTTTTGCCACATTTTTATCAAACGCACTTGGGATTATTTTTTTAGGTGTTGGATTTTTAACTAACTTTGACAAGTTTACTGCAGCCCTAATTAACATTTTATTGGTAATTCTTTTTACTTTATTATCTAGTGCCCCCCTAAAAATACCGGGGAAAGCCAAAACATTATTAATTTGATTTTCGAAATCACTTCTTCCTGTTGCTACAATCTTTGCTCCGCCTAGTTTTGCATCCTCAGGCATTATCTCAGGAATGGGGTTTGCCATTGCAAAAATAATTGCATTACTTTTCATTTGAGAGACATCATTTTTATCTAATAGGTTTCCACTACTAAGGCCTATGAATACATCTTTATTTTTAATAATCTTTTTAATATCACCATCTTCAGTATTTTTATTTGTGGTGTTAGCAAGACTAAGTTTTTCTCGGTTTAAATCCTTCCTCAATGTTGATATTGCGCCTTGCGAATCACAAATGACAATATTTTTAAAACCGTATTCCAAGAGCAGTTTACAAACAGCAGTACCAGCTGCTCCTGAGCCATTTATTACTATTTCAACACTTAAGTCCTTTTTAACCACCTTAATTGCGTTTATCAAAGCAGAAAGCACTACCACAGCTGTTCCATGCTGATCGTCGTGCATAACAGGAATATCCAATTCCTTGATAAGTCTTCTTTCTATTTCAAAGCATTTGGGAGCTTTAATATCTTCTAAATTTATTCCCCCGAAAACAGGTGCAATGTTTTTGACTATCTCTACAATTTCATCACTATTTTGAGTGTTTAAGCAAATAGGAAAGGCGTCAACATTTCCAAATCTTTTGAAAAGTGCAGCTTTTCCTTCCATCACGGGGATTGCTCCATATGCTCCGATATTTCCTAACCCTAAGACTGCTGAACCGTCTGAAACAACAGCAATAGTGTTTGATTTTAGAGAAAGTTCAGAAGCCCTTTTGTTGTTTTTGGCAAGTTCTTTGCTAACTTCGGCTACCCCTGGAGTATATGCTAGAGACAGGTCAACCTTATCTTTAATTGGAGATTTTAGTTCAGTTCCAATTTTCCCTTTATATTTTTTGTGATATGAAATTGAGTCCATTTGTAAACATTGTATAATGACTTCTATATATGTACAACGAGGTGATTTTTGATCTGGAAACACAAAGATTTTTTGATGATATAGAGGGATTTAATCCAGCTGATTTGGGAGTTTCAATTCTGTCTATCTATGTCAGAAAGATTGACCACAATTACAGTGAGATTGAGGGTCAAACGATATCTTTTTATGAACCTGATTTACTAAAGTCATGGGAATATTTCAAAAACGCAGATAGAATTATTGGCTTTAACTCAAAAAGATTTGATGTCCCAGCCTTAAAACCTTACTTGTCAAGTGACATTGGTAAAATTCCTCATCTGGATATATTAGAACATATTAAAGAGGTCAATGGAAAACGTGTTTCATTAAACGCAGTCGTTAAGGAGACCTTAGGTGATCACAAGGCAGATGACCCCCAAAATGCAATTCTTTACTGGCAGAAAAGAGATGAAGAAAGTTTAAAAAAATTAAAATTCTATTGTGAGGAAGACGTAAGACTAACCAAAGAAGTCTATGACTATGGATTAAAGAACAAAAAGCTTCATTTCAAAGATTTTTGGAATGATATAAAAACGATTGATGTTGATTTTAGTTACCCAGTGCTGGAAAAAGAAATTGAAAAACAGGAGAGTCTATTTTAAAAGCTACTTAAATTTTGAAAGGTAGGCAGAATTACTTGCCATTATTATTTTCCAAGCTTCATCTTTGTTACCCCAA
This bacterium DNA region includes the following protein-coding sequences:
- a CDS encoding NADP-dependent malic enzyme, with the translated sequence MDSISYHKKYKGKIGTELKSPIKDKVDLSLAYTPGVAEVSKELAKNNKRASELSLKSNTIAVVSDGSAVLGLGNIGAYGAIPVMEGKAALFKRFGNVDAFPICLNTQNSDEIVEIVKNIAPVFGGINLEDIKAPKCFEIERRLIKELDIPVMHDDQHGTAVVVLSALINAIKVVKKDLSVEIVINGSGAAGTAVCKLLLEYGFKNIVICDSQGAISTLRKDLNREKLSLANTTNKNTEDGDIKKIIKNKDVFIGLSSGNLLDKNDVSQMKSNAIIFAMANPIPEIMPEDAKLGGAKIVATGRSDFENQINNVLAFPGIFRGALDNKVKRITNKMLIRAAVNLSKLVKNPTPKKIIPSAFDKNVAKIVAKSIV
- a CDS encoding ribonuclease H-like domain-containing protein; the encoded protein is MYNEVIFDLETQRFFDDIEGFNPADLGVSILSIYVRKIDHNYSEIEGQTISFYEPDLLKSWEYFKNADRIIGFNSKRFDVPALKPYLSSDIGKIPHLDILEHIKEVNGKRVSLNAVVKETLGDHKADDPQNAILYWQKRDEESLKKLKFYCEEDVRLTKEVYDYGLKNKKLHFKDFWNDIKTIDVDFSYPVLEKEIEKQESLF